A section of the Petrimonas sulfuriphila genome encodes:
- a CDS encoding DUF4492 domain-containing protein translates to MESEVKKEKFNWFTMFWEGFISMSKLGRTLWIIVIVKLIIMFAILKPIFFPDFLKAQVSDESEKAGYVREQMIERSSFDSEE, encoded by the coding sequence ATGGAATCAGAAGTAAAAAAAGAAAAATTCAATTGGTTCACCATGTTTTGGGAGGGCTTTATCAGTATGTCGAAACTCGGCAGGACACTGTGGATAATAGTGATTGTAAAGCTCATCATCATGTTTGCCATACTCAAGCCCATTTTTTTTCCCGATTTTCTCAAGGCACAGGTAAGCGACGAATCGGAAAAAGCGGGATACGTGCGTGAACAAATGATTGAAAGGTCGTCTTTCGATTCAGAAGAATAA
- a CDS encoding DUF3467 domain-containing protein has protein sequence MENFNNDNQIQIELTEEIAQGTYSNLAIISHSSSEFVVDFVRIVPGIPKAKVKSRIILTPEHAKRLLLALKDNIDKFEKMNGTISVNNENPGFLPPIGGMGQA, from the coding sequence ATGGAAAATTTCAACAACGATAATCAAATTCAGATAGAGCTCACGGAAGAAATTGCTCAGGGAACCTATTCTAATCTGGCCATCATCTCACACTCCTCTTCGGAATTTGTGGTGGATTTCGTACGGATTGTCCCGGGTATTCCCAAGGCAAAAGTAAAATCGCGCATTATCCTCACGCCCGAACACGCCAAAAGACTTCTTCTGGCGCTGAAGGACAATATTGATAAGTTTGAGAAGATGAACGGGACCATTTCGGTGAACAACGAAAATCCCGGTTTTCTCCCTCCCATAGGAGGAATGGGGCAGGCGTAG
- a CDS encoding NAD(P)(+) transhydrogenase (Re/Si-specific) subunit beta yields MTPTLYYVVCAVLSVTVLLGISMMSRVKTAVRGNIISAASVLAGIVVTLLYNRIASVGSIYVYMLVGVVIGSAFAVRVKMIQMPQLVALLNGVGGLASALVGILTLLGVGQWVSDFPVFSNVTAVLAIVVGVITLVGSLVAAGKLHKLLSQRPVIWKNHAVVLNFSLIVLTVSVVYSAFAGNMFGLPADVALILLISIAFSTLFGFAFSIRVGGADMPITISLLNSLSGVAGAIAGMAISDILLVSVGGIVGASGLFLTQIMCRSMNRSLMDILTGKTSVSGKKVVQPQPVMEEPKSETPDEQSGKPSAGEILRNARSVIIVPGYGMALAQAQHLVRQLADKLEANGAEVRYAIHPVAGRMPGHMNVLLAEADVPYEQLYEMDAINGDFKDTDAVIVIGANDVLNPAARDAVDTPIYGMPVLNVDEAPEVFICNFDLSPGYAGVENPLYTKRNGVHLMLGDAKDSVGRLLSELDKKEPSASSSGEEPAAVNSSEKLRNARSVIIVPGYGMALAQAQHLVRQLADKLEANGAEVRYAIHPVAGRMPGHMNVLLAEADVPYEQLYEMDTINGDFKDTDAVIVIGANDVLNPAARDAVDTPIYGMPVLNVDEAPEVFICNFDLSPGYAGVENPLYTKRSGVHLMLGDAKESLSTMIAWLN; encoded by the coding sequence ATGACACCCACTCTTTATTACGTTGTTTGTGCGGTTTTGTCCGTCACCGTTTTGTTGGGGATCTCCATGATGAGCCGGGTGAAGACGGCTGTCCGGGGCAACATCATCAGTGCGGCCAGTGTTCTCGCGGGGATTGTGGTTACGTTGCTTTACAACCGGATTGCTTCTGTTGGAAGCATATACGTTTATATGTTGGTGGGGGTTGTTATCGGAAGTGCGTTTGCCGTCCGTGTAAAAATGATCCAGATGCCGCAGCTGGTCGCCTTGCTGAACGGGGTAGGCGGGCTGGCATCTGCCCTGGTAGGTATCCTGACGTTGCTGGGAGTGGGGCAGTGGGTAAGTGATTTTCCCGTCTTTTCCAACGTTACCGCCGTCCTGGCGATAGTGGTGGGGGTTATCACCCTGGTTGGTAGCCTGGTCGCTGCCGGGAAGCTGCATAAGCTTTTGTCCCAGAGGCCGGTAATCTGGAAAAACCACGCTGTCGTGTTGAACTTCAGCCTGATTGTGCTCACCGTTTCCGTGGTTTATTCTGCTTTTGCGGGAAACATGTTTGGCCTGCCTGCGGACGTTGCACTGATTCTGTTGATAAGCATCGCATTCAGCACACTTTTCGGATTTGCTTTTTCCATCCGCGTGGGAGGAGCGGACATGCCCATTACCATCTCGCTGCTTAACTCGTTGAGCGGTGTGGCCGGAGCTATTGCCGGTATGGCGATCAGCGATATCCTGCTGGTTTCGGTCGGAGGGATTGTGGGCGCATCCGGATTATTCCTGACGCAGATCATGTGCCGTTCGATGAACCGCAGCCTGATGGATATTTTAACCGGGAAAACCTCCGTTTCGGGGAAAAAAGTGGTCCAGCCCCAGCCAGTAATGGAAGAGCCGAAAAGCGAAACGCCAGATGAGCAATCCGGTAAGCCGTCGGCCGGAGAAATCCTGCGTAATGCCCGGTCGGTGATCATCGTTCCCGGATACGGAATGGCCCTGGCACAGGCACAACACCTGGTACGCCAGCTGGCCGACAAGCTGGAGGCGAACGGTGCGGAAGTGCGTTACGCTATCCATCCCGTCGCCGGCCGCATGCCCGGGCACATGAACGTGCTGCTGGCGGAGGCCGACGTGCCTTACGAACAGCTTTACGAGATGGATGCGATCAACGGCGACTTCAAAGACACCGATGCCGTGATCGTGATCGGCGCCAACGACGTGCTCAACCCGGCCGCCCGCGATGCGGTGGATACCCCCATCTACGGGATGCCCGTGCTGAATGTGGATGAGGCTCCGGAGGTTTTCATCTGCAATTTCGACCTGAGCCCCGGTTACGCCGGCGTGGAGAACCCGCTTTACACCAAAAGGAACGGCGTTCACCTGATGCTGGGCGACGCCAAGGATTCGGTCGGCCGTTTACTTTCGGAGCTGGACAAAAAAGAACCGTCCGCTTCTTCTTCAGGTGAAGAACCTGCTGCCGTCAACTCTTCCGAAAAACTGCGGAATGCCCGGTCTGTAATCATCGTTCCCGGATACGGAATGGCCCTGGCACAGGCACAACACCTGGTCCGCCAGCTGGCCGACAAGCTGGAGGCGAACGGTGCGGAAGTGCGTTACGCCATCCATCCCGTCGCCGGCCGCATGCCCGGGCACATGAACGTGCTGCTGGCGGAGGCCGATGTGCCTTACGAGCAGCTTTACGAGATGGATACGATCAACGGCGACTTCAAAGACACCGATGCCGTGATCGTGATCGGCGCCAACGACGTGCTCAACCCGGCTGCCCGCGATGCGGTGGATACCCCCATCTACGGGATGCCCGTGCTGAATGTGGATGAGGCCCCGGAGGTTTTCATCTGCAATTTCGACCTGAGCCCCGGTTACGCTGGCGTGGAGAATCCGCTTTACACCAAAAGGAGCGGCGTTCACCTGATGCTGGGCGACGCCAAGGAGTCGCTCTCAACGATGATCGCGTGGTTGAATTAA
- a CDS encoding NAD(P) transhydrogenase subunit alpha gives MNPVFLIVIFALATGVGYVIIKNVPSLLHTPLMSGMNALSGITILGAVAVVGLSVAAVRQQDVITGQILGGLAVVAATVNVVGGFGVTHRMLKMFDKKKKEERPS, from the coding sequence ATGAATCCAGTTTTTTTGATAGTGATTTTTGCATTGGCCACCGGGGTCGGATACGTGATCATCAAAAACGTGCCGAGCTTGTTGCATACCCCGCTGATGTCGGGGATGAACGCCCTGTCGGGAATTACCATTCTCGGTGCGGTAGCCGTGGTGGGCTTGTCGGTGGCGGCCGTTCGGCAGCAGGACGTTATAACCGGACAGATCCTGGGTGGATTGGCCGTTGTTGCCGCTACGGTAAACGTTGTCGGCGGTTTCGGAGTTACACACCGGATGCTTAAGATGTTCGACAAGAAAAAGAAGGAGGAAAGGCCATCATGA
- a CDS encoding NAD(P) transhydrogenase subunit alpha → MIVGIPKEIMSGEARVAATPETVKKFIQDGMTVLVEAGAGVKSLYYDEQYREAGAEMVGDAEHLFERADLILKVKEPLFNENVGKHEVEMMHPGQFLITFIHPASPVNHNMVKQLAARGVTGLTLDSIPRISRAQNMDALTSMSTCAGYKGIIMAADDLSVFMPQMFTAVGMLKPANVLVIGAGVAGLQALATAKRLGAVTYAMDIRPAASEQAKSVGARIIETGIPEELAVGKGGYAQKLPEEWLAKEREVLASVLKDMDIVFCSALIPGKVAPVLITGEMVESMKNGAVIVDISIDQGGNCEVTPAGRKEVIHNVMVQGIKNIPGLIPTSSTWMFSQNVYNLVKYLSKDGEVALDLNDEIVRSILVTHKGKIVHEGTREAMGL, encoded by the coding sequence ATGATCGTAGGGATTCCCAAAGAAATTATGTCGGGAGAAGCTCGTGTGGCTGCTACCCCCGAAACCGTGAAGAAATTTATTCAGGACGGCATGACCGTGCTTGTGGAAGCCGGTGCCGGAGTGAAATCGCTTTATTACGACGAACAGTATAGAGAAGCCGGAGCCGAAATGGTAGGCGACGCGGAGCACCTCTTCGAAAGAGCTGACCTCATCCTGAAAGTGAAAGAACCGCTTTTTAACGAAAATGTGGGCAAGCACGAAGTGGAGATGATGCATCCGGGGCAGTTCCTGATTACGTTCATCCATCCCGCCTCACCCGTAAACCACAACATGGTAAAGCAATTGGCCGCCCGGGGCGTGACCGGCCTCACACTCGATAGCATCCCCCGCATCTCGCGCGCTCAAAACATGGACGCCCTCACCTCGATGAGTACTTGTGCAGGTTACAAGGGAATCATCATGGCGGCCGACGACTTGTCGGTATTCATGCCGCAGATGTTCACCGCCGTAGGAATGCTTAAGCCTGCCAACGTGCTGGTTATCGGTGCCGGTGTTGCCGGATTGCAGGCGCTGGCCACTGCCAAGCGGCTGGGGGCAGTGACTTACGCCATGGACATTCGTCCTGCTGCCAGCGAACAGGCCAAAAGCGTCGGAGCCAGGATCATTGAAACCGGCATTCCGGAAGAGTTGGCGGTCGGCAAGGGCGGATATGCGCAAAAGCTCCCCGAGGAGTGGTTGGCGAAAGAGCGTGAAGTGCTGGCAAGTGTGCTGAAAGATATGGACATTGTGTTCTGCAGCGCGTTGATTCCGGGAAAGGTGGCGCCGGTTCTGATTACCGGGGAAATGGTGGAATCGATGAAAAACGGAGCAGTGATTGTGGATATCTCCATCGATCAGGGCGGTAACTGCGAGGTTACCCCGGCAGGAAGAAAAGAGGTGATCCACAACGTGATGGTTCAGGGAATCAAGAATATACCGGGATTAATTCCCACCAGCTCTACCTGGATGTTCTCTCAAAACGTTTATAACCTGGTGAAATACTTATCGAAAGACGGAGAGGTAGCGCTGGACCTGAACGATGAAATTGTCCGTTCTATCCTGGTAACCCATAAGGGCAAGATCGTGCACGAGGGAACGCGTGAAGCGATGGGATTGTGA
- a CDS encoding class II fructose-1,6-bisphosphate aldolase, with product MVSYKELGLVNSKELFKKAIEGGYAIPAFNFNNMEQLQAIVSACVATKSPVILQVSSGARKYANQTLLRYMAQGAVQYAKELGYEIPIVLHLDHGDSFELCKDCIESGFSSVMIDGSHLPYEDNIALTKKVVDYAHQFDVTVEGELGVLAGIEDDVQAEHHTYTEPDEVVDFVTRTGVDSLAISIGTSHGAFKFTPDQCTRDENGKLVPPMLRFDILKEIEERIPGFPIVLHGSSSVPQEYVDIINQYGGKLKDSIGIPEEWLREAAKSAVCKINIDSDGRLAMTAAVREVFANQPAEFDPRKYLGPARESLKKLYMHKTEKVLGSAGKA from the coding sequence ATGGTAAGTTACAAAGAGTTGGGTTTGGTAAACTCAAAAGAATTGTTTAAAAAAGCGATTGAGGGAGGCTATGCTATTCCTGCTTTCAATTTTAACAACATGGAACAGTTGCAGGCAATTGTTTCTGCTTGCGTGGCAACAAAGTCGCCCGTAATTTTGCAGGTTTCCAGCGGTGCGCGTAAGTATGCCAATCAGACCCTGCTGCGTTATATGGCTCAAGGCGCCGTTCAGTATGCAAAGGAACTGGGATATGAGATACCTATTGTCCTTCACCTGGACCACGGTGACAGCTTTGAATTGTGCAAGGATTGTATCGAAAGCGGTTTCTCTTCGGTTATGATTGATGGTTCGCACCTTCCGTACGAAGATAACATCGCGTTGACCAAGAAAGTGGTGGATTATGCGCACCAATTCGACGTGACGGTTGAAGGTGAACTGGGCGTTTTGGCCGGTATCGAAGACGATGTTCAGGCCGAACACCACACGTACACCGAACCGGATGAAGTGGTTGATTTTGTCACCCGCACCGGAGTTGATTCTCTGGCTATCTCCATCGGGACATCGCACGGAGCGTTTAAATTTACGCCCGACCAGTGTACACGCGACGAGAACGGCAAGTTGGTTCCCCCTATGCTGCGTTTCGACATTTTGAAAGAGATCGAAGAGCGTATACCCGGATTCCCCATCGTTCTGCACGGTTCTTCTTCGGTTCCACAGGAATACGTGGATATCATCAACCAATACGGCGGCAAGCTGAAAGACTCGATCGGTATTCCCGAAGAATGGCTACGTGAAGCTGCCAAATCGGCTGTATGTAAAATCAACATCGACTCCGACGGACGCCTGGCTATGACAGCTGCCGTTCGTGAAGTGTTCGCCAACCAGCCCGCTGAGTTTGACCCGCGCAAATATCTGGGCCCGGCTCGCGAATCGTTGAAGAAACTCTATATGCACAAAACCGAGAAAGTACTCGGCAGCGCAGGCAAAGCGTAA
- a CDS encoding LamG domain-containing protein: MRTINFTIALLLMLWVTACSNQEIVEEDPMETAHARTLKLNASMPDEEKKSGTSSTRLTFTETDEGAISVSWKAGDKIHLCFVSENGSIVRTVPDVAVTNISADGKRADFEVVIPEEITGTFHLYGIYGASFSPANSKTVLFPAPAGTTSGTLLGDTEPINVMRFAAENLTEASSPQVSFSHIGSIFSVWIYNDTPSPVSVGQITLSSAGKGYNWLRNSTGNATFDIADNSFINTNAGTELVYSPPAGTTIAAGESLKLYRWVVPGDEVDPSDTSKLMDIKDINGSSFTETIFARAMQLGKYYRLKMVYDGSRFRYIKIPTDSGLTGYWSFDGNANDMVGTNNGTVYGNVTLTTDRKGNSNRAYQFNGGSGDYIKCSSPGITGTAARTFSFWAKADALSASEQAILSYGGPTTDYGGRFEISLVNGELICDISWSNLGKKSTAITPAVWNFYTVVFIGGEGQTLTTGVRYYVNGTLITDVGKITRNDVINTRSDNPIFFGSLYGTGRPFNGVIDEVRMYDRALTGSEVKGLYYMDRQF, encoded by the coding sequence ATGAGAACAATCAATTTCACTATTGCCCTCTTGCTGATGCTTTGGGTAACTGCCTGCAGCAATCAAGAGATCGTTGAAGAAGATCCGATGGAAACGGCGCACGCCCGTACCCTCAAGTTGAACGCTTCGATGCCGGATGAGGAGAAAAAGAGCGGCACGTCATCCACCCGTCTCACTTTCACGGAGACCGATGAGGGAGCCATTTCTGTAAGCTGGAAAGCGGGAGACAAGATCCATCTTTGCTTTGTCAGTGAAAATGGAAGCATCGTAAGGACAGTCCCAGATGTGGCTGTGACCAATATCTCCGCGGATGGGAAGAGGGCCGATTTTGAAGTGGTGATTCCCGAAGAGATCACCGGCACCTTCCATCTCTATGGTATCTATGGGGCATCCTTCTCACCGGCAAACAGCAAGACGGTGCTATTCCCGGCTCCGGCAGGAACCACTTCCGGAACTTTGCTGGGCGACACCGAGCCGATCAACGTGATGCGGTTCGCGGCGGAGAACCTGACGGAGGCATCTTCTCCGCAGGTATCTTTCAGCCACATAGGCTCCATCTTTTCCGTTTGGATCTACAACGATACACCATCCCCTGTGAGCGTGGGGCAAATTACCCTCTCCAGCGCCGGAAAGGGTTATAACTGGCTGCGGAACAGCACCGGAAATGCCACATTCGATATTGCCGACAACAGCTTTATCAATACCAATGCCGGTACCGAGCTGGTCTATTCTCCTCCTGCAGGAACCACTATCGCCGCAGGGGAGTCGCTCAAGCTCTATCGCTGGGTGGTGCCGGGCGATGAGGTTGACCCTTCCGACACCTCCAAATTGATGGATATCAAAGATATCAACGGTTCATCATTTACCGAGACAATTTTTGCCAGGGCCATGCAACTCGGGAAGTACTACCGCCTCAAAATGGTGTATGACGGCAGCCGGTTCAGGTATATCAAGATCCCGACCGACAGCGGGCTGACAGGGTACTGGTCCTTCGACGGCAATGCGAACGATATGGTAGGTACAAACAACGGAACCGTATACGGGAACGTGACACTCACCACCGATCGGAAAGGCAACAGCAACCGTGCTTACCAATTCAACGGCGGCAGCGGTGACTATATCAAGTGCTCCTCTCCCGGGATCACCGGCACCGCCGCACGTACCTTCTCCTTCTGGGCTAAAGCGGATGCCTTATCTGCTTCAGAACAGGCCATTCTGAGCTACGGTGGTCCAACAACGGATTATGGAGGCCGTTTTGAAATAAGTCTCGTGAACGGCGAGCTGATATGTGATATCTCATGGTCGAACTTGGGAAAGAAATCGACTGCGATCACTCCAGCCGTGTGGAATTTTTATACGGTTGTATTCATCGGTGGAGAAGGCCAGACACTCACTACAGGTGTGCGCTATTATGTGAATGGCACGTTAATCACCGATGTTGGTAAGATAACAAGGAATGATGTTATCAATACACGAAGCGATAATCCAATCTTTTTCGGCTCTCTTTATGGAACAGGTCGTCCTTTTAATGGGGTTATCGACGAGGTGAGGATGTACGACAGGGCGTTGACCGGATCGGAAGTGAAAGGTCTCTATTACATGGATCGCCAGTTCTGA
- a CDS encoding helix-turn-helix transcriptional regulator — MLIQLILSVMPMFVCLFWVVLLLCDNNRNLPKNYLAFFLSLSAVNYFVHAAFFNRQYDLFAFTDNIWVFTSLSSYPLYYYYIRLLTRDIRIDWRWSWILLPALVLSVFSFVIYFAMSPEELDLFVRGVMYHEQGYTGSYPQLVRLQVLRTTLFKAFFLVQVILSVWFGYRLIVRYNKEVKEFYSNTGGKDLSSVKWILFAFLFASVVSLVSNVIGKDFFVDKGPLIAFPALTHSLFLFFIGYVGYHQNFTVADFTNDVNDYRKKRLRATERKQLALSDRITKQQLSDLLRKNELYKNPELRITDIALMAGTNRTYISRIVNEEMRTNFCDWVNGFRIEYVKGIMKNPEYDNLSMLQIAEMSGFSSLSAFYRVFKEKEKVTPGEYRGIVE; from the coding sequence ATGTTGATACAACTTATCCTGTCGGTCATGCCCATGTTCGTATGCCTGTTTTGGGTAGTACTTCTGTTGTGCGACAATAACCGGAATCTACCGAAAAATTACCTGGCTTTCTTCCTGTCGTTATCGGCTGTCAACTATTTTGTGCACGCCGCTTTTTTCAACCGGCAATACGACCTGTTCGCCTTTACGGACAACATCTGGGTGTTCACGTCCCTCTCCTCCTACCCGCTTTATTACTATTATATCCGGCTTCTTACGCGCGATATCCGGATCGACTGGCGGTGGAGCTGGATTTTACTGCCTGCGCTGGTGTTGTCGGTCTTCTCGTTCGTCATCTACTTCGCCATGTCGCCCGAAGAGTTGGACCTTTTTGTCCGCGGAGTCATGTACCACGAACAGGGCTACACCGGGTCCTATCCTCAGTTAGTACGATTGCAGGTTCTTCGCACCACCTTGTTCAAGGCATTTTTTCTGGTGCAGGTAATCTTATCGGTGTGGTTCGGATACAGGCTTATAGTCCGGTACAATAAGGAGGTGAAAGAGTTTTACTCCAACACAGGAGGTAAGGACCTCAGTTCGGTAAAGTGGATTCTTTTCGCCTTTCTGTTTGCTTCCGTTGTCTCGCTTGTCTCCAATGTGATTGGTAAGGATTTTTTTGTAGATAAAGGCCCTTTAATAGCCTTTCCGGCTCTCACGCATTCACTTTTTTTGTTTTTTATCGGATACGTTGGTTATCACCAAAACTTTACCGTAGCCGATTTCACGAACGACGTGAATGATTACCGCAAAAAAAGGCTCCGGGCCACAGAGAGGAAGCAACTGGCGTTAAGCGACAGAATAACCAAGCAGCAGCTCTCGGATTTACTGAGGAAGAACGAGCTGTACAAGAATCCCGAACTGCGAATAACCGACATTGCATTGATGGCAGGGACCAACCGGACCTACATATCCCGAATTGTGAATGAAGAGATGCGGACGAACTTTTGCGATTGGGTGAACGGTTTTCGTATAGAGTATGTAAAGGGAATCATGAAGAATCCGGAGTACGACAATTTGTCGATGTTACAGATCGCCGAGATGTCGGGATTCTCGAGTCTGAGTGCGTTTTACAGGGTATTCAAGGAAAAAGAAAAAGTAACTCCCGGAGAATATAGAGGGATAGTTGAATAA
- a CDS encoding sugar phosphate isomerase/epimerase: MKKNSNLFALILLGSLFLLSGCNQGQKKEEAEASVKKNIYLQLYSLRDDIKADYAATIAKVAEIGYTGVEAAGYNDGQFYGMAPADFKKSIEDAGLEVLSSHAGRPLAENTKDTNWDEVWKWWDTAIQAHKDAGMKYLVVAWIPTPKTLVDLKAYCDYFNQVGEKCNAAGIRFGYHNHNFEFTEIEGEVMYDYMLKNTDPAKVFFQMDVYWVGEGGKDPVEYFNNYPGRFEVLHIKDETELGKSGKVNFENIFNNVDKSGAKYMVVEVERYTGTPVEGVKESYDYLANAAFVKDSYK; this comes from the coding sequence ATGAAGAAAAATTCAAATTTATTTGCATTAATTTTGTTGGGCAGCCTCTTCCTGTTATCGGGTTGTAACCAGGGACAGAAAAAAGAAGAAGCGGAAGCGAGTGTTAAAAAAAACATCTACTTACAGCTCTATTCACTTCGGGACGACATAAAGGCCGACTACGCAGCTACAATTGCTAAAGTGGCTGAAATAGGCTATACCGGGGTAGAGGCTGCCGGGTATAACGACGGTCAGTTTTACGGAATGGCTCCTGCCGACTTTAAAAAATCCATTGAAGATGCGGGGTTGGAAGTTCTTTCTTCCCACGCAGGGCGTCCGTTGGCTGAAAACACAAAAGATACCAACTGGGACGAAGTTTGGAAATGGTGGGATACCGCTATCCAGGCTCATAAGGATGCTGGTATGAAATACCTGGTGGTTGCCTGGATCCCCACACCCAAAACGTTGGTCGATCTTAAAGCTTATTGCGATTACTTTAACCAGGTTGGAGAAAAATGTAACGCAGCAGGAATCCGCTTCGGCTATCACAACCACAACTTCGAATTCACCGAAATAGAAGGAGAAGTGATGTACGACTATATGTTAAAAAATACCGATCCTGCCAAGGTGTTCTTCCAGATGGACGTGTACTGGGTAGGAGAAGGCGGTAAAGACCCAGTAGAGTATTTCAACAATTATCCGGGCAGGTTCGAAGTGCTTCATATCAAAGACGAAACCGAACTGGGTAAAAGTGGAAAAGTAAATTTTGAAAATATCTTCAACAATGTTGATAAATCAGGTGCAAAATACATGGTTGTAGAGGTAGAAAGATATACCGGCACACCGGTGGAAGGTGTAAAAGAAAGCTACGATTACCTAGCGAACGCTGCTTTTGTGAAAGACAGCTATAAATAA
- a CDS encoding DUF1080 domain-containing protein — MKKVFNVLLSVAVATAFVACTGGAKKTAETEGVDSMKTETPQYSVVDKPQVDLSKFETDKDGYIVLFNGKDFTGWRGYGKDAVPGKWTIEDGAIKFNGSGGGEAQDGDGGDIIFDHKFKNFELVLEWKVSKGGNSGIFYLAQEVTTTDKDGNVKTEPIYISSPEYQVLDNANHPDAKLGKDNNRQSASLYDMIPAVPQNQKPFGEWNAAKIMVYKGTVVHGQNNENVVEYHLWTPQWTEMLQASKFSQEKWPLAFELLNNCGGPNREGFIGLQDHGDDVWFRNIKVKILD, encoded by the coding sequence ATGAAAAAAGTTTTTAATGTGCTCTTAAGCGTTGCGGTTGCCACAGCTTTTGTAGCTTGTACCGGAGGTGCAAAAAAAACAGCAGAAACAGAAGGTGTTGATTCTATGAAAACAGAAACTCCTCAATATTCAGTAGTTGACAAACCGCAAGTGGACTTGTCGAAGTTTGAAACGGATAAAGACGGTTACATCGTATTGTTCAACGGTAAGGACTTTACCGGCTGGCGCGGATACGGCAAGGATGCTGTACCCGGAAAATGGACCATCGAAGACGGTGCTATCAAGTTCAACGGTTCTGGAGGCGGTGAAGCCCAGGACGGTGACGGTGGCGATATTATTTTCGACCACAAGTTCAAAAACTTTGAACTGGTGCTGGAGTGGAAAGTCTCCAAAGGAGGTAACTCGGGTATCTTCTATCTGGCACAGGAAGTAACTACAACCGATAAAGACGGCAACGTAAAAACCGAACCTATCTATATTTCCTCTCCCGAATACCAGGTGCTGGATAATGCCAACCATCCCGATGCCAAACTGGGTAAGGACAATAACCGGCAATCCGCTTCGCTCTACGATATGATTCCTGCAGTTCCACAAAACCAGAAACCTTTTGGTGAATGGAACGCAGCAAAAATTATGGTGTATAAGGGAACCGTTGTTCACGGACAGAACAACGAAAATGTGGTTGAGTACCATTTGTGGACTCCCCAATGGACAGAAATGCTCCAGGCCAGCAAGTTCAGCCAGGAAAAATGGCCGTTGGCTTTTGAACTGCTGAATAACTGTGGCGGACCCAACCGCGAAGGATTCATCGGTCTCCAGGACCATGGGGATGATGTTTGGTTCCGTAACATTAAAGTTAAAATCTTAGATTAA